Proteins found in one Schistocerca serialis cubense isolate TAMUIC-IGC-003099 chromosome 5, iqSchSeri2.2, whole genome shotgun sequence genomic segment:
- the LOC126480665 gene encoding sodium-coupled monocarboxylate transporter 2-like, giving the protein MQGIVLVVGAITVALVLVVEKLSTILELGYSVSGVSNGALLGLFSFGMLVPSANTKGALVGSLLGMAVVAVIMSGAQSAHAMGRMRYPSLPTSVEGCPANFTSVIETVTPSSTPSPVTDEVPLLFRLSYLYYTLVGAVVMVTVGWAVSRLTGPLKPGDVEPSLLAPMVRPKHLRWKNCAVDADPAVRVELLQQAKQQPETHGAA; this is encoded by the exons ATGCAGGGCATCGTGCTGGTTGTGGGCGCCATCACCGTCGCGTTAGTCTTGGTCGTCGAGAAACTGAGCACCATACTTGAG CTGGGATACAGTGTCAGCGGCGTCAGCAATGGAGCACTGCTGGGACTCTTCTCGTTTGGCATGCTGGTACCTTCGGCGAACACCAAG GGTGCTCTGGTTGGCAGTCTGTTGGGCATGGCGGTGGTGGCAGTCATTATGTCAGGGGCTCAGAGCGCCCACGCCATGGGCCGCATGAGGTACCCCTCGCTGCCTACCTCCGTCGAAGGCTGCCCTGCCAACTTCACATCGGTCATCGAAACCGTCACACCGTCAAGTACTCCAAG CCCAGTGACGGACGAGGTGCCACTGTTGTTTCGGCTGTCGTATCTCTACTACACACTGGTAGGCGCCGTCGTCATGGTGACGGTGGGCTGGGCGGTCAGCCGGCTGACGGGTCCCCTCAAACCAGGGGACGTGGAGCCGTCGCTGCTGGCGCCTATGGTCCGGCCCAAACACCTGCGCTGGAAAAATTGCGCCGTCGACGCCGACCCGGCGGTCCGAGTTGAGCTGCTCCAGCAGGCGAAGCAGCAACCCGAGACACACGGAGCGGCCTAA